Part of the Paenibacillus terrae HPL-003 genome is shown below.
GTCGAGCAAATCGCATACATAAGACGTGATGTAAAAGCTGGTGCCGGAATCTGCGCCGGCGTTCTCATCACCGTTAAACTGCAAGATCAGCTCCCGAGCGGAAGCAGCCGTGCGGGTCAGCGCCGCTACCTCCCAGCCGAGCTTTGCAAAATGGCGGCAGGCGTGTATCCCGGTATAGCCCGCCGCTCCAGTAATTACAATGACGGGCCGACGTTGTTCCGCTGTGCTTCTGTCCATTCCAGCAGCTCCTTCAGCATAATGCTGTAGTGAGGAACATCGTAGAGCAAATCGGCCCGGGTAGAACGAAGTGTCCGGTCTTGCACCGGCTCATCCTTCGGCACGATCCGAATGTCCTCCCTCTTCCAGATGTCCTTGAACAACAGCAATAGATCATACTTGCTGATCGGTTCAGGATGAACCAGATGAATGAGTCCATCCAGCGGCTCATTCATCAACACCCGTATAGCCTTAGCCAGCTCCAGTGTTGTAACCCCGTTCCAAAAGACGCGACGATATCCGTCAACGTCCCCACTCTGCTGCAAGAACCAGTTCAGCAGACCAATGCCCCCCGGCCGGATTTCCGGGCCGATAATGGAGGTGCGAATCGTCAGATGTCCCGGTGCCTTCACTTCTCCGAGTATTTTCGTCAATGCATAGGCGCTTGTCCCGTCAGGCTGATCCGTCTCTTCATATAGACCTGGCATCCGCTTTCCTTCAAATACGCAATCCGTGCTGATATGAATGAAACGGGCACCGATGCTATCCGCCGTCCGCTGGAGAAGGTGCGGCAGCAGACCGTTAATTTGATATGCTGTAACCTGATCCTTTCCGGCATACTGGTTCAGCACACCCACCG
Proteins encoded:
- a CDS encoding dTDP-4-dehydrorhamnose reductase family protein yields the protein MKLLILGGNGMAGHVLVDYFQKQGGYNVFYTTRDPKNKGGLLLDVNDSFRVEQLVRSVRPDIIINAVGVLNQYAGKDQVTAYQINGLLPHLLQRTADSIGARFIHISTDCVFEGKRMPGLYEETDQPDGTSAYALTKILGEVKAPGHLTIRTSIIGPEIRPGGIGLLNWFLQQSGDVDGYRRVFWNGVTTLELAKAIRVLMNEPLDGLIHLVHPEPISKYDLLLLFKDIWKREDIRIVPKDEPVQDRTLRSTRADLLYDVPHYSIMLKELLEWTEAQRNNVGPSL